From Homo sapiens chromosome 19 genomic scaffold, GRCh38.p14 alternate locus group ALT_REF_LOCI_1 HSCHR19LRC_COX1_CTG3_1, a single genomic window includes:
- the KIR3DL3 gene encoding killer cell immunoglobulin-like receptor 3DL3 precursor (The RefSeq protein has 1 substitution compared to this genomic sequence) translates to MSLMVVSMACVGFFLLEGPWPHVGGQDKPFLSAWPGTVVSEGQHVTLQCRSRLGFNEFSLSKEDGMPVPELYNRIFRNSFLMGPVTPAHAGTYRCCSSHPHSPTGWSAPSNPVVIMVTGVHRKPSLLAHPGPLVKSGETVILQCWSDVRFERFLLHREGITEDPLRLVGQLHDAGSQVNYSMGPMTPALAGTYRCFGSVTHLPYELSAPSDPLDIVVVGLYGKPSLSAQPGPTVQAGENVTLSCSSRSLFDIYHLSREAEAGELRLTAVLRVNGTFQANFPLGPVTHGGNYRCFGSFRALPHAWSDPSDPLPVSVTGNSRNLHVLIGTSVVIIPFAILLFFLLHRWCANKKNAVVMDQEPAGNRTVNREDSDEQDPQEVTYAQLNHCVFTQRKITRPSQRPKTPPTDTSV, encoded by the exons ATGTCGCTCATGGTCGTCAGCATGGCGTGTGTTG GGTTCTTCTTGCTGGAGGGGCCCTGGCCACATGTGG GTGGTCAGGACAAGCCCTTCCTCTCTGCCTGGCCCGGCACTGTGGTGTCTGAAGGACAACATGTGACTCTTCAGTGTCGCTCTCGTCTTGGGTTTAACGAATTCAGTCTGTCCAAAGAAGACGGGATGCCTGTCCCTGAGCTCTACAACAGAATATTCCGGAACAGCTTTCTCATGGGCCCTGTGACCCCAGCACATGCAGGGACCTACAGATGTTGCAGTTCACACCCACACTCCCCCACTGGGTGGTCGGCACCCAGCAACCCTGTGGTGATCATGGTCACAG GAGTCCACAGAAAACCTTCCCTCCTGGCCCACCCAGGTCCCCTGGTGAAATCGGGAGAGACGGTCATCCTGCAATGTTGGTCAGATGTCAGGTTTGAGCGCTTCCTTCTGCACAGAGAGGGGATCACTGAGGACCCCTTGCGCCTCATTGGACAGCTCCACGATGCGGGTTCCCAGGTCAACTATTCCATGGGTCCCATGACACCTGCCCTTGCAGGGACCTACAGATGCTTTGGTTCTGTCACTCACTTACCCTATGAGTTGTCGGCTCCCAGTGACCCTCTGGACATCGTGGTCGTAG GTCTATATGGGAAACCTTCTCTCTCAGCCCAGCCGGGCCCCACGGTTCAGGCAGGAGAGAATGTGACCTTGTCCTGCAGCTCCCGGAGCTTGTTTGACATTTACCATCTatccagggaggcagaggccggtGAACTTAGGCTCACTGCGGTGCTGAGGGTCAATGGAACATTCCAGGCCAACTTCCCTCTGGGCCCTGTGACCCACGGAGGGAACTACAGATGCTTCGGCTCTTTCCGTGCCCTGCCCCACGCGTGGTCAGACCCGAGTGACCCACTGCCCGTTTCTGTCACAG GTAACTCcagaaacctgcacgttctgaTTGGGACCTCAGTGGTCATCATCCCCTTTGCtatcctcctcttctttctccttcatcgCTGGTGTGCCAACAAAAAGA ATGCTGTTGTAATGGACCAGGAGCCTGCAGGGAACAGAACAGTGAACAGGGAG GACTCTGATGAACAAGACCCTCAGGAGGTGACATACGCACAGTTGAATCACTGCGTTTTCACACAGAGAAAAATCACTCGCCCTTCTCAGAGGCCCAAGACACCCCCAACAGATACCAGCGTGTAA